The window GGCCGCGGTGTCGGGTTGTCCGGCACCGCGTAGCACGCGTGGGGGCCTCGTTGGACACGCAGAGCATCCCCCACATCGGCTAGGAGTCATGCTCTGGCGCGTAGCGGTAGTGATCAATGGATGTTGTCGGCCAGTATTCGGGCAGTAACTGGTCGAGTTGCGGGCGGCCGGGGGGAGATCATGGCATCGGTCGGTGTCGTTGTTGACTCCATCGATCAAAGGGGATTGGCTGTCCCCACGCTGCGGACGGGGAGGTTGCGGGTGTCCAACAATGAGGTTCCGCTCGTCGTGTGCGTGTCGTCGGACGTGGCGGTACGGGAGCGGGTGGTCCGCCGGCTCGACGACTTCGGCACGGTGGTGATCTGCGCGGACCTGTCGGAGTTGCGGGCAATGCTCTTTCCCGGTACGGCCACCGAGCCGGGAGTCGGGTTGACCCCGGTCAACCTGGGAGAACTCACCGTCGACCCGGGCGGCCACCTGGTCACCTGGCGCGGGGAGCCGCTGGCCCTGACCCGGCTCGAACGGGAGTTGCTGGCCCGGCTGGCGACTCCGCCGGTCGGGGTCTGGACCTACGAACGGCTCTTCGGCTCGGTCTGGGGTGGGGCGTACCTCGGCGACACGGCGATTCTGCACTCGGCGGTGAAGCGGTTGCGGCGCAAGCTGCGTGCGGTCGAGGGCGGTCCGCAGGTGCAGACCGTACGGGGTGTGGGTTACCGGCTCGCCTTCGGTCGGGGCGCCTGAGCGGGCGGCCGGGAACGACGGTGGCCGCCGTACTCAGTGCGAGTACGGCGGCCACCTCCGTGCGTGGGACCAGGGTGGATCAGAAGCCCCGGTTGCCCTTCGGCTGCACGGTCAGCGTGATGCCGAGCGTCGGCACCGCGTACGGGGTGTCCGCCCGCAGTGCCAGTTGCGCCAGGTAGTCACCGGGCTGGTTGATGCCGTGCGCGCCGTTGGCGACGATCCGAAGCGTGATCGCCTTCGACGCACCGGGTGCCAGGGTGAACCGGTTCGGCGAGGCGGTCAGCCAGGCCACGTCCGTGCTCTCGTCGCAGAGCCCGAGCCCGGTCATCCGCTCCGACTCCGGCCCCGCGAGCGGTGCGAACGCCGCTCCACCGATCTTGAAGCCGCCGCACGCGCCGGCGCCCCGTACCCGGGGGACCAGCGTGTTCGGCAGGTCCTGCCAGGCGTTCGCCGCCGGGTCGTAGCCGATGGTCCGGTTGGTGAGCGTCTGGCCCTCGTCGATCACACCGCCGGCCAGCACCAGCCGGCCACCGGCCACCGAGTACTGCGAGCCCCAGAGGTCGATTGGCAGGTCCGCGATCGGGGACCAGGTGTCGGTGTCCGGCGCGTACGCGTACCCGTCGGTGTAACCCGACTCGTGGCTGAAGCCACCGGCGCAGTAGACCCGTACGCCGATCGCCCCACAGGACTGCCAGGCGACCTCGTGCGGATAGGCGGCCTTAACCCGGAACGTGTTGCCCGCCGGGTCGAAAGCGACCACGTCGGTGCTGGCGTTGCAGAGGAAGTCCAGGCAGCCGCCGACCAGGTAGACCTGGCCCTCGATCACGGACGCGGTGCCCGCCGCCCGCGCCGCCGGGTTGCCGACGCCGGGCAGTGTCTGCCAGGCACCGGTGGCCGGGTCGAAGACGTCGACGGCCGGTTCGGTACCGCCGTCCGGGGTCCAGCCGCCGAAGACGTACAGCTTGCCGTCCACCGCCGCCGCGGCCGGCTTGTACCGGCTGTGCGGCATGTCCGGCAGGGTCTGCCAGGCGTCGGTGGCCGGGTCGTAGACGTACGCCTCCCGCTTCTCCTCCCGGTCCGTCGTGCCGCCGCCGACCGAGTAGACCTTGCCGCCGACCAGGGCCGCCGCGTTGTCGTAGACCGGTGCCGGCAGGTCCGCGATCCGGCTCCACGAGTCGTCCAGCGGCGTCACCGCCCCGGTACGGGCGGCCGGCTTCCCGGAACCGGCGAACATACCGGCGCTGACCTTCGGCACCTTGTATTCGGTCAGCGGGGCACCCCTACCGGCGGCGAGTGCGGCGTAACCGCCGTCGCGTTCCAGCACCTCCACAGTGGTCGGGGCGCTGCCGGTGTTGGTGACCGTGACCTCGGTGTTGCGGCTGCTGCCGTACGGCAGGGTGGTTTTGATCTCGGTGCTGCCCAGTGCCAGCCGGCCGACCTTCAGGTCGAAGTCGACCCGACGGGCGTCACCGGTCGCGATCGTGCTGCTCTTGCTCCGGTTCTGGTACGGCGCCAGGCCCGCGACGAACGGGTGCTTGCCGTCGACCAGGGTGGAGAAGAACGAGTAGAAGCCGTCCCCGATGCTGCGGTCCTCCGGGGTGGCCGCCGAGACACTCCGCTCGGCCGGCCGGTCCGGGCTGCTGACCGGGACCCCGTTCAGCCCGGCGCCGGTGTTCGCGTCGGTGGTGAAACCGGCGACCAGGCCACCCGGCACCGGGGTGCAGGTACGGTCGACGACCTCGACGTTGTCGATCTGCCACCACCAGGAGTACTCGCCCCGGTAGCGGAACCGGATCTGCGCGTTCGCCTGGTTGGCGAGGGTCGGCAGGGGCACCTCCTCGGCCGCCGGGCCACGCCGGGAGACCTGCTGCATCGCCACGCCGACCCAGTCGACACCACCGTTGGTCGAGACGTCGATGCTGGCCGCGTCGCCGTTGCCGCCGATGTAGAGGTCGCTGGCGAAGCGGAGTACGGGCGCGTCGACCGTGCTGAGGTCGATGACCGGGCTGACCAGGTCGGTGTCCTGCGCCCTGCCCAGTCCGTAGTGGTCGCTGTCGGCGATCGCGAAGCCGCCGCTACCACCGGTCAGGTTCTCCCGGTTGCCCGGGTTGTCGAACGCCCAACCACTGTCGGCCCGGTTCACCACCGACCAACCGGCCGGGGCGCCGGGACCGGCGAAGCTCTCCGAGAGCAGGGTCCGGCCGATGCCGGCGGTGTAACCGTCGAGCTGGCAGGCGACGGCCGCCGGCACTCCGATGTTCGCCGTCCTGGCCCGGTTGGCCACGGTGACCTCGGTGCTGACACTGCGGTACCCGGCGCTCACGGCGGTCGTGGTCAGCCGGTAGGTGCCGCCGGCCGGCACGGTGAGCGAGTAGCGGCCGCTGGTCGGGTCGGTGAAGACCGGTCCTCCGGGGCGGCCGGCGACCTCGATCCGGGAGTAGAGCGGCCACCCCTGGCCGGAGGCGTCGGTGACCTTTCCGGAGAGGGTCACCAGGGGGAGCGCGGCCAGCGCGAAGTCCAGGGTGACCTGGGTGCCGGCGGCGATCACTGTCGCGGTCTGGCCGGTGAAGCCGTACGCCTCGACGGTGGCCGTGTACGTGCCTTCGACCACCGGAAGGGTGTAGTGACCGAACTGGTCGGTGCGGGCGGTACGGCCGTTCACCGCGACCGTGGCGTTGGCGATCGGCTCGCGGCTGCCGAGTACGGCGACCGTGCCACTGATCCTGGTGACCGGTCCACGCGGGGCGGCGGTGACCGCCCGGTAGACGTCGAGCCGACCCTCGCCGAAGTTGTTGTTGTCGTCGACCGTGCCACCGCAGCCGAGCGACTCGACGTCGATCGCGGTGTCGTCGAGCAGCTTCTCGGTGGCGGCGACGTCACCGCGCAGCAGTGGGGCCGCCGACCAGATCAGTGCTACCGCGCCGGAGAGGTGCGGGGCCGCCATCGAGGTGCCGCTGCTGATGCCGTACTGGTTGCCGGGGATGCTGGAGACGATGTCGACGCCGGGTGCGGAAACGTTCGGCTTCGGCTGGCCGTCCACCAGGGACGATCCTCGGCTGGAGAACTCGGCGATGTTGTTGTCGACGTCGTAAGCGCCGACCGCGTACGCCTCCGGGTTGTCACCGGGGGAGTTCGCGGTCCCGCAGCCGTACTCGCCGCTGTTGCCGGCGGAGAAGGTGGGGAAGATGCCGGCGGCCCGCCACGCGGCGATGGTCTGCTGGTACCAGAGGTCGTTCTGGCCACCGCCCCACGAGTTGTTCACGATGTCGGGGCGCAGGTCCGGCCGGGGGTTCTCACCGTTGAGGTCGGTCGGTGCGAGGATCCACTGACCGGCGGCCATCAGCGACTCGCTGGAGCAGCTCGCGGTCTCGCAGCCCTTGGCCGCCATCCACTTCGCACCGGGCGCGACACCGATCTGGTTGCCGGCACCGTCGTCGCCGACCATGGTTCCCATGGTGTGGCTGCCGTGCCCGGCGTTGTCGCAGGGTGCCTGGGTCGGGCAGACGCCCGCCGGATCGAACCAGTTGTAGTTGTGGTCGAAGTTGCCGTTGCCGAGGTTGCCCCGGTACGCGCCCACCAGTGCCGGGTGGTCGAACTGGACGCCACTGTCGATGTTGGCGATGACCAGGCCCTCGCCCCGGTCGGCGTACTCGGACCAGACCCGGGGCGCGCCGATGTTGGTCACGCCCCAGCCGATGCCGGTGACGTCCTGCGGTGCTGCCCCGCTCGACTTCGGTTCGACCAGCTTGTACGTGCGCGCCGGTTCGATCCGCTCCACCTCGGGGCGGGCGGCGATCGCGTCGACCAGGGCCCTGTTGCCCTGCACCTGCACCGCGTTCGCGATCCAGAACGACTCGTGTTCGGCCTTGCGTCGGGTCAGCTCGTCGAGCAGCCCGCGCTGCGTACGCGTCGCGGTGCCGGTGAGCTGCTGGTAGACCTGGCCGGCGCGGGCGTCCGCGTCCCTCACCTTCGCCGCGTTGCCGAGCTGCGCACGTTCGCGCAGGTAGACGACAAAACTCGCGTTGCCCTTGGTGCTGAGTTCGGTCAGCACCTGCGGGCTCACCGGGGCGGCCGGACCGGCTGCCGCGGCGATCGCCGGTTGGGCCGTGATGCCGAGTACGACGGCCGAGACCATGGCGAGCGACCGCCAGAGTCTGGACCGGCTCGCCCCTCGGCGTCCCAGTCGGTGTGTCATCTCTCCTCCACCTCCGCGGCGCCCCGACTGCTTCCGGAGCGCCGTCCACGCCGCTCCGGGATGTCCG of the Micromonospora sp. NBC_01796 genome contains:
- a CDS encoding S8 family serine peptidase, translated to MTHRLGRRGASRSRLWRSLAMVSAVVLGITAQPAIAAAAGPAAPVSPQVLTELSTKGNASFVVYLRERAQLGNAAKVRDADARAGQVYQQLTGTATRTQRGLLDELTRRKAEHESFWIANAVQVQGNRALVDAIAARPEVERIEPARTYKLVEPKSSGAAPQDVTGIGWGVTNIGAPRVWSEYADRGEGLVIANIDSGVQFDHPALVGAYRGNLGNGNFDHNYNWFDPAGVCPTQAPCDNAGHGSHTMGTMVGDDGAGNQIGVAPGAKWMAAKGCETASCSSESLMAAGQWILAPTDLNGENPRPDLRPDIVNNSWGGGQNDLWYQQTIAAWRAAGIFPTFSAGNSGEYGCGTANSPGDNPEAYAVGAYDVDNNIAEFSSRGSSLVDGQPKPNVSAPGVDIVSSIPGNQYGISSGTSMAAPHLSGAVALIWSAAPLLRGDVAATEKLLDDTAIDVESLGCGGTVDDNNNFGEGRLDVYRAVTAAPRGPVTRISGTVAVLGSREPIANATVAVNGRTARTDQFGHYTLPVVEGTYTATVEAYGFTGQTATVIAAGTQVTLDFALAALPLVTLSGKVTDASGQGWPLYSRIEVAGRPGGPVFTDPTSGRYSLTVPAGGTYRLTTTAVSAGYRSVSTEVTVANRARTANIGVPAAVACQLDGYTAGIGRTLLSESFAGPGAPAGWSVVNRADSGWAFDNPGNRENLTGGSGGFAIADSDHYGLGRAQDTDLVSPVIDLSTVDAPVLRFASDLYIGGNGDAASIDVSTNGGVDWVGVAMQQVSRRGPAAEEVPLPTLANQANAQIRFRYRGEYSWWWQIDNVEVVDRTCTPVPGGLVAGFTTDANTGAGLNGVPVSSPDRPAERSVSAATPEDRSIGDGFYSFFSTLVDGKHPFVAGLAPYQNRSKSSTIATGDARRVDFDLKVGRLALGSTEIKTTLPYGSSRNTEVTVTNTGSAPTTVEVLERDGGYAALAAGRGAPLTEYKVPKVSAGMFAGSGKPAARTGAVTPLDDSWSRIADLPAPVYDNAAALVGGKVYSVGGGTTDREEKREAYVYDPATDAWQTLPDMPHSRYKPAAAAVDGKLYVFGGWTPDGGTEPAVDVFDPATGAWQTLPGVGNPAARAAGTASVIEGQVYLVGGCLDFLCNASTDVVAFDPAGNTFRVKAAYPHEVAWQSCGAIGVRVYCAGGFSHESGYTDGYAYAPDTDTWSPIADLPIDLWGSQYSVAGGRLVLAGGVIDEGQTLTNRTIGYDPAANAWQDLPNTLVPRVRGAGACGGFKIGGAAFAPLAGPESERMTGLGLCDESTDVAWLTASPNRFTLAPGASKAITLRIVANGAHGINQPGDYLAQLALRADTPYAVPTLGITLTVQPKGNRGF
- a CDS encoding winged helix-turn-helix domain-containing protein — encoded protein: MAVRERVVRRLDDFGTVVICADLSELRAMLFPGTATEPGVGLTPVNLGELTVDPGGHLVTWRGEPLALTRLERELLARLATPPVGVWTYERLFGSVWGGAYLGDTAILHSAVKRLRRKLRAVEGGPQVQTVRGVGYRLAFGRGA